A window of Candidatus Omnitrophota bacterium contains these coding sequences:
- a CDS encoding DUF5615 family PIN-like protein, whose translation MTIWIDAQISPQMAPWLKENFGIEAKAVRELGLRDADDREIYESARAKNVTVMTKDSDFFVLLDELGPPPQILWITCGNTSNRSLKKILQKTLSDALNLLKQGESLVEIRD comes from the coding sequence GTGACGATTTGGATCGATGCTCAGATTTCTCCCCAGATGGCCCCATGGCTCAAAGAGAATTTTGGCATAGAAGCTAAAGCCGTGCGCGAATTGGGCCTGCGTGATGCGGACGATCGTGAGATTTATGAATCCGCGCGGGCAAAGAATGTGACGGTGATGACCAAGGATAGCGATTTTTTTGTTTTACTTGATGAACTCGGCCCTCCTCCACAAATTTTGTGGATTACCTGCGGCAATACTTCCAATAGATCTCTTAAAAAGATTTTGCAGAAAACTCTATCGGACGCTCTAAACTTATTAAAGCAGGGCGAGTCGCTTGTGGAAATTCGAGACTAA
- a CDS encoding multicopper oxidase domain-containing protein translates to MDKSQEGKVIQKFQGLLVLLFVISAFVSGMIVHAKDAVSFPKLRVKQPLIYAPQVPAPITRRVPAVVEVHMTSMRQVMEVNKGLNYEFWTFDGHVPGPFIRVRVGDILEVHHESKDTTGMPHNIDFHAVTGPGGGAPVTTVVPGEKRISWFKMMAPGLYVYHCAAPPVMDHIANGMYGLILVEPANGLPKVDKEFYVMQSEIYAQNPDGEPKPVEMDHAHMDGQEDKSVWGDELAQGKQGDAVLLKFSHQKGLDEHPMFVVFNGRVGSLTNEGVLNAKVGDRVRIFFGNGGPNLISSFHVIGEIFDHVYREADLISPPARSVQTTLVPAGGATVVDFALEVPGNYTLVDHAIFRVEKGAAGFLQADGNPNYNIYLSDQDPVKCPGCLVHP, encoded by the coding sequence ATGGATAAATCTCAAGAAGGCAAGGTCATCCAGAAATTTCAGGGGCTTTTGGTTTTATTATTCGTGATCAGCGCGTTTGTCTCCGGCATGATCGTGCATGCCAAAGACGCGGTCTCTTTTCCTAAATTGCGCGTGAAACAGCCATTGATCTATGCCCCGCAAGTGCCTGCGCCGATCACCCGTCGAGTACCCGCGGTGGTGGAAGTGCACATGACGTCCATGCGTCAGGTCATGGAAGTTAACAAAGGGCTCAATTATGAATTCTGGACATTTGACGGCCATGTGCCCGGCCCCTTTATCCGTGTGCGCGTGGGTGATATTTTAGAGGTGCACCATGAAAGCAAAGACACCACCGGCATGCCCCACAATATTGATTTCCACGCGGTGACAGGGCCGGGCGGCGGGGCCCCGGTGACAACGGTTGTCCCCGGTGAAAAACGTATCAGCTGGTTTAAAATGATGGCCCCGGGGCTTTATGTCTATCATTGCGCGGCCCCGCCGGTGATGGACCATATTGCCAACGGGATGTATGGTCTTATTCTGGTTGAACCGGCCAATGGTTTGCCTAAGGTGGACAAAGAGTTCTATGTCATGCAAAGCGAGATCTACGCACAAAACCCTGATGGGGAACCGAAGCCCGTTGAGATGGACCATGCGCATATGGATGGTCAAGAAGACAAGAGCGTGTGGGGCGATGAACTTGCCCAAGGCAAGCAGGGAGACGCGGTGCTGTTGAAGTTTTCGCATCAAAAAGGACTGGACGAGCATCCGATGTTCGTGGTCTTCAACGGACGGGTGGGGTCATTGACCAATGAAGGGGTATTGAACGCCAAGGTCGGCGACCGGGTGAGGATCTTCTTCGGCAATGGCGGACCTAATCTGATCTCTTCTTTTCACGTGATCGGAGAGATCTTTGACCATGTTTATCGTGAAGCGGACCTGATCAGTCCGCCGGCGCGCAGCGTGCAGACGACATTAGTTCCGGCCGGCGGTGCCACCGTGGTTGACTTTGCCCTGGAGGTCCCGGGCAATTACACCCTGGTGGACCATGCCATTTTCCGCGTGGAGAAGGGGGCGGCGGGCTTCCTGCAAGCCGACGGGAACCCCAACTATAACATTTATCTCTCCGACCAGGACCCGGTCAAATGTCCCGGCTGTTTGGTCCATCCTTAA
- a CDS encoding DUF433 domain-containing protein: MIKLIERITVDKNQCGGRPCIRGMRIRVADVLELLANGLTSDEVLEELPDLELEDVQACLKFAGQRFDHPVVAP, encoded by the coding sequence ATGATTAAATTAATAGAAAGGATCACCGTAGATAAAAACCAATGCGGTGGAAGGCCGTGCATTCGTGGAATGCGGATCCGTGTTGCCGATGTTTTGGAACTCTTGGCCAATGGCCTAACCTCAGATGAAGTTCTTGAAGAACTTCCCGATTTGGAACTGGAAGATGTCCAGGCTTGCTTAAAGTTTGCCGGCCAACGCTTTGATCATCCGGTGGTTGCGCCGTGA
- the atpG gene encoding ATP synthase F1 subunit gamma — MIGTREFNKKIGSLKNTRQMTKTMKMVSASKFKRAYKNQSNAQAYAQRLKDLMVRLSSSAGTTAHPLMKSRLAAHKALVVLFTSDKGLCGGFNNNLIRHVRSWLKDNNYKHIHIGLSFCGRRGWASLRKTVPVEKYYEGLTVKPDLAGSQTVAADISGLFQEGKYDAVYLACNRFRGSLSQEPVVERILPLTVSKQEGQKPLARGDYLYEPPQEEIFALLVPKYLEFKIYYAFLENAAGEHEARMVAMDHASKNTEDLIDRYTLLRNRARQAAITTELIEIISGAEALK; from the coding sequence ATGATCGGCACCAGGGAATTCAATAAAAAGATCGGGTCTTTAAAAAATACCCGCCAGATGACCAAGACCATGAAAATGGTCTCGGCCAGCAAGTTCAAACGCGCCTACAAAAACCAGAGCAATGCCCAGGCCTATGCCCAACGCCTCAAAGATCTCATGGTCCGGTTATCGTCGTCGGCGGGCACAACGGCCCATCCTTTGATGAAAAGCAGGCTGGCGGCGCACAAGGCCCTGGTCGTTTTGTTCACATCGGACAAAGGTTTGTGCGGAGGGTTCAATAATAATCTCATCCGTCATGTGCGCTCATGGCTTAAGGACAACAATTATAAACATATCCATATCGGTTTAAGTTTTTGCGGCCGCCGGGGGTGGGCCTCTTTGCGCAAAACGGTCCCTGTTGAAAAATATTACGAGGGTTTGACGGTCAAACCCGACCTGGCTGGCAGTCAAACGGTGGCCGCGGACATCTCCGGACTTTTTCAGGAGGGCAAATACGACGCGGTGTATTTGGCCTGCAACCGCTTCCGCGGGTCTTTGTCGCAGGAACCGGTGGTGGAACGCATTTTGCCTTTGACTGTTTCTAAACAGGAGGGGCAAAAGCCCTTGGCGCGGGGCGATTATTTGTATGAGCCGCCCCAAGAGGAGATCTTCGCTTTGCTCGTTCCGAAATACCTGGAGTTCAAGATCTATTACGCGTTTTTGGAAAATGCCGCCGGCGAACACGAGGCGCGCATGGTCGCCATGGACCATGCGTCCAAGAACACCGAGGACTTGATCGATCGCTACACCTTGTTGCGCAATCGCGCCCGGCAGGCGGCGATCACGACGGAACTCATTGAGATCATTTCCGGCGCCGAGGCGTTAAAATAA
- a CDS encoding cytochrome b N-terminal domain-containing protein, whose translation MTADPNKKSLMDKIKETVVWRSIFRTGVPVTTHRQRMMIMLNSVFLHLHPVRLPKHAVKVRYTWCMGGLSFFIFLVLTVTGILLMFYYRPTVEYAYGDVLDLGQQVPLGIMREIHRWGAHLMVITVWLHMFRVFMTGSYKPPREFNWVVGVILLVLTMLMSFTGYLLPWDQLAIWAITVGSNMAGATPFLGMGGPGSSLLSIGDVNFVTSVSDARFALLGGRFVGESALLRFYVLHCIGLPFIIMIFMIVHFWRIRKDGGISGPT comes from the coding sequence ATGACCGCAGACCCAAATAAAAAAAGCTTGATGGACAAGATCAAAGAGACCGTGGTGTGGCGTTCCATTTTCCGCACGGGCGTTCCGGTGACAACACACCGCCAGCGCATGATGATCATGCTCAACAGCGTGTTTTTGCACCTGCATCCGGTGCGCCTGCCCAAACACGCGGTCAAGGTGCGTTACACCTGGTGTATGGGAGGACTGTCCTTTTTCATTTTCCTGGTCCTGACGGTCACCGGCATCCTGCTCATGTTTTATTACCGTCCGACGGTCGAATACGCGTACGGCGATGTGCTGGACCTGGGACAGCAGGTGCCGCTTGGCATCATGCGTGAGATCCACCGCTGGGGCGCGCATCTGATGGTCATCACCGTATGGCTGCACATGTTCCGGGTGTTCATGACCGGTTCCTACAAGCCGCCGCGGGAATTCAACTGGGTCGTCGGCGTTATTCTGCTTGTTTTGACCATGCTGATGAGCTTCACCGGCTATCTTTTGCCGTGGGACCAGCTGGCCATCTGGGCCATCACCGTCGGTTCCAACATGGCCGGCGCCACACCGTTTTTGGGCATGGGCGGCCCCGGGTCTTCTTTATTGAGCATCGGCGACGTCAATTTCGTCACCTCTGTCAGCGACGCGCGTTTTGCTTTGCTGGGCGGGCGTTTCGTGGGGGAAAGCGCGTTGCTGCGTTTTTACGTTTTGCATTGCATCGGTTTGCCGTTTATCATCATGATCTTCATGATCGTGCATTTCTGGCGCATCCGCAAGGACGGCGGTATTTCAGGACCGACATAA
- the atpD gene encoding F0F1 ATP synthase subunit beta: protein MNGKVTQVLGAVVDVGFPAGALPPIGTALTTTNAVLNAHQDNLTLEVAQHLGDNIVRTIALDNTDGMVRGQDVINTGAGLSMPVGEGTLGRVLNLLGEPIDEAGPVHAVKRMPIHRLAPAIEEQDASMAILVTGIKVIDLLAPYRKGGKTGLFGGAGVGKTVIIQELIHNIAKEHGGYSVFAGVGERTREGTALYREMKEAGVLDKMSLVYGQMNEPPGARARVALSALTVAEYFRDEMHQDVLLFIDNIFRFTQAGSEVSALLGRIPSAVGYQPTLGTDMGELQERITSTKDGSITSIQAIYVPADDYTDPAPAATFAHLDTTTELSRSIVELGIYPAVDPLTSTSTILTPEIVGEEHYQVARGVQEILQKYKELRDIIAILGMEELSEEDRLTVERARKIQKFLSQPFHVAEQFIGVKGKYVPLEDTIRSFKEILEGKHDAIPEQAFYMVGAIEDVIAKAKTL from the coding sequence ATGAACGGAAAAGTCACACAGGTCCTGGGCGCGGTCGTGGACGTCGGTTTCCCGGCCGGAGCATTGCCGCCCATCGGCACGGCCCTCACAACCACCAATGCCGTCCTGAATGCCCATCAAGACAATTTGACCCTGGAGGTGGCCCAGCATTTGGGGGACAATATCGTGCGGACCATTGCTTTGGACAATACCGATGGCATGGTGCGCGGCCAGGACGTCATCAATACCGGGGCAGGCCTTTCCATGCCTGTCGGAGAAGGGACGCTGGGACGGGTCCTGAACCTTTTGGGCGAACCCATTGACGAAGCCGGTCCGGTCCATGCCGTCAAACGCATGCCCATTCACCGTCTGGCCCCGGCGATAGAAGAACAGGACGCGTCCATGGCGATCCTGGTCACCGGCATCAAGGTCATTGACCTTTTAGCCCCCTATCGCAAAGGCGGGAAGACCGGCCTTTTCGGCGGCGCCGGCGTCGGGAAAACCGTCATTATCCAGGAACTGATCCACAATATCGCCAAGGAGCACGGCGGTTATTCCGTATTTGCCGGTGTGGGGGAACGCACCCGCGAAGGGACCGCGCTTTATCGGGAAATGAAAGAGGCCGGGGTCCTGGACAAAATGTCTTTGGTCTACGGGCAGATGAATGAACCGCCGGGCGCGCGGGCCCGTGTCGCCCTTTCCGCTTTGACCGTTGCCGAATATTTCCGTGACGAAATGCACCAGGACGTGCTGTTGTTCATTGACAATATTTTTCGTTTCACGCAGGCGGGTTCTGAAGTTTCCGCGCTCCTGGGCCGCATCCCGTCGGCCGTCGGGTATCAGCCGACGCTGGGGACCGACATGGGGGAATTGCAGGAACGCATCACCTCCACCAAGGACGGGTCCATCACGTCCATCCAGGCCATTTACGTCCCGGCCGACGATTATACCGACCCGGCCCCGGCGGCCACGTTCGCGCATTTGGATACCACCACCGAATTGTCCCGTTCCATCGTGGAATTAGGCATTTATCCCGCGGTGGACCCTTTGACATCCACGTCCACGATCCTCACCCCCGAGATCGTGGGGGAGGAGCATTATCAAGTGGCGCGCGGCGTGCAGGAGATCCTGCAGAAATACAAGGAGTTGCGCGACATCATCGCCATTCTGGGGATGGAAGAACTTTCCGAAGAGGACCGCTTGACGGTTGAACGGGCGCGCAAGATCCAGAAATTCCTTTCCCAGCCGTTCCATGTTGCCGAGCAGTTCATCGGTGTCAAGGGCAAATACGTTCCCCTGGAAGACACCATCCGTTCGTTCAAGGAGATCCTGGAAGGAAAGCACGACGCCATCCCCGAACAGGCCTTTTACATGGTCGGCGCTATTGAGGATGTGATCGCCAAAGCCAAAACCTTGTAA
- a CDS encoding HEAT repeat domain-containing protein, with protein sequence MPYDPQVPAQEQDKKSIFGVIVHSFFVVPFLIAVFSVLLFAAVRILTMEKHSVYDYLRDIKEGGSTKRWQAAFELSRVLVNKSEVPVDRKFFDGMTSVFAASKHDDDRVRQYLALAMARTGDSRFVPVLLENIKEEKDENLYAIITALGILKSKTATGDLLTYLQDDDPRIRLATVIALGNIADAGSLPALRPMLNDPQPNITWDAAIALAKMGDISAKPMVLKLLDRDYLAGFPQVDAQEQTRIVSVAIEATAGWDDPDIDAVLKGLFASDKNMNVRALAGKVLERKGRS encoded by the coding sequence ATGCCGTACGACCCACAAGTCCCTGCACAAGAGCAAGATAAGAAATCTATCTTCGGCGTTATTGTCCACTCATTCTTCGTCGTTCCTTTCCTGATCGCGGTTTTCAGTGTCCTGTTGTTTGCCGCGGTGCGCATCCTCACGATGGAGAAACACAGCGTTTATGATTATCTGCGGGATATCAAAGAAGGGGGATCGACCAAGCGCTGGCAGGCCGCGTTTGAATTGTCCCGCGTTCTTGTCAACAAAAGCGAAGTCCCCGTGGACCGGAAATTCTTTGACGGGATGACGTCTGTTTTCGCCGCTTCCAAACACGATGATGACCGCGTGCGGCAATATCTGGCGCTGGCCATGGCCCGCACGGGAGACAGCCGTTTTGTTCCCGTCCTGCTTGAAAATATCAAGGAGGAAAAAGATGAGAATTTATACGCGATCATTACGGCGCTTGGTATACTAAAAAGCAAAACAGCGACAGGCGATCTTTTGACGTATCTGCAGGATGACGATCCCCGTATCCGTTTGGCCACAGTCATTGCGTTGGGGAATATAGCGGACGCGGGATCCCTCCCGGCGTTGAGGCCCATGCTCAATGACCCCCAGCCCAATATCACCTGGGACGCGGCCATTGCCCTGGCAAAAATGGGGGATATTTCCGCCAAACCCATGGTGTTAAAACTCCTGGACCGTGATTATCTGGCGGGCTTTCCCCAAGTGGACGCCCAGGAGCAGACCAGGATCGTGTCGGTCGCTATTGAAGCCACGGCCGGATGGGATGATCCTGATATTGACGCTGTTTTGAAAGGTCTTTTTGCTTCGGACAAAAACATGAATGTGCGCGCCCTGGCGGGTAAGGTTTTGGAACGTAAAGGTCGATCGTAA
- a CDS encoding ubiquinol-cytochrome c reductase iron-sulfur subunit, translating to MAEEQKFSTAGNDMDRRSFIKWSVVGWSAFAAVVAGYGSMVTRFLFPNVLFEPVQIFGAGYPDEYEVGQVSEQFKDQYGVWIVRDDEKIYALSTVCTHLGCTPNWMPSETKFKCPCHGSGFYTTGINFEGPAPRPLERFKIALSDEGEIIVDKTKKFQQEKGEWTDPDSFIAV from the coding sequence ATGGCAGAGGAACAAAAATTCAGCACGGCCGGTAACGACATGGACCGCCGCTCCTTCATCAAATGGTCGGTGGTCGGCTGGTCGGCGTTTGCCGCCGTGGTCGCCGGTTACGGCTCCATGGTCACGCGGTTCTTATTTCCCAACGTGCTTTTTGAACCGGTGCAGATCTTTGGCGCCGGATACCCGGATGAATACGAAGTCGGGCAGGTCTCTGAACAGTTCAAAGACCAGTATGGTGTTTGGATCGTGCGCGATGACGAAAAAATTTACGCCCTTTCCACCGTTTGCACCCATTTGGGATGTACCCCCAACTGGATGCCTTCTGAAACTAAATTCAAATGCCCCTGCCACGGCAGCGGGTTTTACACAACAGGGATCAATTTCGAAGGTCCGGCCCCGCGGCCTTTGGAAAGGTTCAAGATCGCGCTTTCCGACGAAGGGGAGATCATCGTGGACAAGACCAAAAAATTCCAACAGGAAAAAGGAGAATGGACCGACCCCGATTCATTCATAGCCGTATGA
- a CDS encoding c-type cytochrome, which produces MPPPLPPESHYDPKKLQKIFAIATLVLLVSLFGVFAKDYAREWKTYQRQFRALEVEKTRVKLDAQNNELAKNEDYQKVLKELKTVQDGSKSQALAVVSSRQRITNAQTVKELYVQQSQFVKADLDALKYRYEQAAGKGQEGAPELKIQLDILDARMEQLRLKIEAQDDVIKARTNDIQNIEKDARDLDKKRLAVAKKAEILQRKLKRIDLQEMSPADQLAEAVRDMPFVELANPNYKIRQIVLKDIPEDMNFMKVPRVDRCTTCHLGIDNPDFKDVGQPFRAHPDLEMFVDKNSPHPMDSFACTTCHMGRGRATDFVSAAHTPRNEEQKKEWQKKYGWKESHHWDQPMLAAQSTQASCFKCHQDQTVIKGAPILNFGLNLIERAGCYACHTIKKYKGWPKTGPSLEFLASKTTMEWAYQWIANPKALRPNTWMPSYFDQSNTNDPASIKRNQQEIHAIVAFLFANSKPFKAQDAPQDGDPVKGKELVSSLGCMACHQVGPQKTDVKRDRGQLQREFGPNLVGLGSKTSRAWLFDWLKNPPHYHPESKMPNMRLSDTEASDIAAYLAQDVSLAAAEPIVPVDEQTLDTIVLDLLKKSETVESSKARIRAMSTDEKLTFAGRRLVREYGCFSCHNIPGFENEKPIGTELTEEGSKSIERLDFGFADIEHSKEAWFKQKMLDPRIFDKGRVKEALEKLKMPNFNFTEEEAQAITTALMGFVKDRPDPSKMPNQGVKAAFINEGQRIVRQFNCQGCHVIEGEGGAIQSTVVDWLVAYQGKETSDARSVVRSFSPPDLVGEGQKVQAQWLFEFLHGPTPIRPWLHVRMPTYSFHAGQINSLVKYFNYLDDQEFPFTDIYHPQMSKEEFEAAGKLFSKDYFGCAQCHIVGDQMPGGSADSWAPNFALTAKRLKPDWIIQWLTDPADLLPGTKMPTYFDPKNFDESGPADILNGDERRQIKALRDYLLTISSDPAPSTQAGP; this is translated from the coding sequence ATGCCCCCGCCGTTGCCCCCTGAATCGCATTACGACCCGAAAAAACTGCAGAAGATCTTTGCCATAGCGACCCTGGTGCTTTTGGTGTCTTTGTTCGGTGTTTTTGCCAAGGATTATGCCCGTGAATGGAAAACGTATCAGCGCCAGTTCAGGGCCCTGGAAGTTGAAAAAACCCGGGTCAAACTGGACGCCCAGAACAATGAGCTGGCCAAAAATGAGGACTATCAAAAGGTCCTTAAAGAACTGAAAACCGTCCAGGACGGGTCAAAGTCCCAGGCCCTGGCCGTTGTTTCGTCCCGCCAGCGGATCACCAACGCTCAAACGGTCAAAGAACTTTATGTCCAGCAGTCGCAATTCGTCAAGGCCGATCTTGATGCGCTCAAGTATAGGTATGAACAAGCCGCGGGCAAGGGGCAAGAGGGGGCCCCGGAATTAAAAATACAGTTAGACATCCTGGATGCAAGAATGGAACAGTTGCGCTTAAAGATCGAAGCCCAGGATGATGTGATCAAGGCGAGAACAAACGACATTCAAAATATCGAAAAAGACGCCAGGGACCTGGATAAAAAACGTTTGGCCGTCGCCAAGAAAGCAGAGATCCTCCAGCGCAAATTGAAACGCATTGATCTGCAGGAAATGTCGCCGGCCGATCAATTGGCCGAAGCCGTGCGCGATATGCCGTTCGTTGAATTGGCCAACCCGAATTACAAGATCCGCCAGATCGTCCTTAAAGATATCCCTGAAGATATGAATTTCATGAAAGTCCCCCGGGTGGACCGCTGCACCACCTGCCATTTAGGGATAGACAATCCTGATTTTAAGGACGTGGGCCAGCCGTTTCGCGCACATCCGGACCTGGAAATGTTCGTAGACAAGAACTCCCCGCATCCGATGGACTCGTTCGCCTGCACCACCTGCCATATGGGGCGGGGCAGGGCCACGGATTTTGTTTCCGCCGCGCATACGCCGCGCAATGAAGAACAGAAAAAAGAATGGCAAAAGAAATACGGCTGGAAGGAATCGCATCATTGGGACCAGCCCATGCTGGCCGCGCAGTCCACACAGGCATCGTGTTTCAAATGCCATCAGGACCAGACCGTCATCAAAGGCGCCCCGATCCTGAATTTTGGCCTGAATTTGATCGAACGCGCCGGCTGTTACGCATGTCACACCATCAAGAAATACAAGGGTTGGCCTAAAACAGGTCCGAGTTTGGAATTTTTGGCGTCCAAGACCACCATGGAATGGGCCTATCAATGGATCGCAAACCCCAAGGCCCTGCGTCCCAACACCTGGATGCCGTCGTATTTTGACCAAAGCAATACCAATGACCCGGCTTCCATTAAAAGGAACCAACAGGAGATTCACGCGATCGTGGCATTCCTGTTCGCCAACAGCAAACCATTCAAGGCACAGGACGCGCCGCAGGATGGGGACCCGGTCAAAGGAAAAGAATTGGTTTCATCTTTAGGATGCATGGCCTGTCATCAGGTAGGACCCCAAAAGACAGATGTCAAACGTGATCGCGGCCAACTGCAACGTGAATTCGGGCCCAACCTCGTCGGTTTAGGCAGCAAGACGTCCAGGGCGTGGCTGTTTGACTGGCTTAAAAACCCCCCGCATTATCATCCGGAAAGCAAAATGCCGAACATGCGCTTGAGCGATACGGAGGCCTCGGATATCGCCGCGTATTTGGCGCAGGATGTTTCGTTGGCCGCGGCCGAGCCCATTGTGCCGGTGGATGAACAGACCCTGGACACCATTGTTCTTGATCTCCTTAAAAAATCGGAAACCGTTGAAAGTTCCAAGGCCAGGATCAGGGCCATGTCAACGGATGAAAAACTCACGTTCGCCGGCAGGCGTCTCGTCCGCGAATACGGATGTTTTTCATGCCATAACATCCCCGGGTTTGAGAATGAAAAGCCCATCGGTACCGAATTGACCGAAGAGGGCAGTAAGAGCATTGAACGGCTGGATTTCGGTTTTGCGGACATTGAACACAGCAAAGAGGCATGGTTCAAACAGAAAATGCTTGATCCCCGTATTTTTGACAAGGGCAGGGTGAAAGAGGCCCTGGAAAAACTCAAAATGCCCAATTTTAATTTCACTGAAGAAGAAGCACAGGCGATCACTACGGCTTTGATGGGTTTTGTCAAAGACCGGCCTGATCCGTCGAAAATGCCGAATCAGGGGGTGAAAGCGGCGTTCATCAATGAGGGACAAAGGATCGTGCGCCAGTTCAATTGCCAGGGCTGTCATGTCATTGAAGGGGAAGGCGGGGCCATTCAAAGCACCGTGGTCGATTGGCTGGTGGCCTATCAGGGCAAGGAGACCAGTGATGCCCGATCCGTGGTCCGCAGTTTTTCGCCGCCGGATCTGGTCGGGGAAGGCCAAAAAGTGCAGGCCCAGTGGCTGTTCGAATTCCTGCATGGCCCCACACCCATACGGCCGTGGCTGCATGTGCGCATGCCGACCTACAGTTTCCACGCCGGCCAGATCAATTCTTTGGTCAAATATTTCAATTATCTTGATGACCAGGAATTCCCGTTCACCGACATTTATCATCCGCAGATGAGCAAGGAAGAGTTTGAGGCCGCCGGCAAACTATTCTCTAAGGATTATTTCGGCTGTGCCCAATGCCATATCGTGGGGGACCAGATGCCCGGCGGTTCCGCGGACAGCTGGGCGCCGAATTTCGCCTTGACCGCCAAGCGTTTGAAACCCGACTGGATCATCCAATGGCTGACCGATCCGGCGGACCTTTTGCCCGGCACCAAGATGCCGACGTATTTTGACCCGAAAAACTTTGATGAGTCCGGGCCTGCGGACATCCTCAACGGGGATGAACGCAGGCAGATCAAGGCCCTGCGTGATTATCTGCTGACCATTTCCAGCGATCCCGCCCCGTCAACCCAAGCAGGACCCTGA
- the atpC gene encoding ATP synthase F1 subunit epsilon yields MSFKLSIITPAGQAFEGHVDSLAAPGLEGGFEVYSGHTPMVAALKPGKFMIKAAAGVSTLAVSDGILEVSPDHNVLVLADTAVPV; encoded by the coding sequence ATGAGTTTCAAATTATCCATCATAACCCCCGCCGGACAGGCTTTTGAAGGTCATGTTGATTCTCTGGCCGCACCCGGGCTTGAAGGCGGTTTTGAGGTTTATAGCGGCCACACACCCATGGTGGCGGCGCTCAAACCGGGCAAGTTCATGATCAAGGCCGCGGCCGGCGTTTCCACGCTGGCTGTTTCTGACGGGATCCTTGAGGTCAGCCCAGACCACAATGTGCTCGTTCTCGCTGACACAGCGGTGCCCGTTTAA